From one Agathobaculum sp. NTUH-O15-33 genomic stretch:
- a CDS encoding LytR/AlgR family response regulator transcription factor, giving the protein MKVAVVDDEVGDRERIAAGIQRWCQKQGEQPPLLSCYASGESFLAALEINRYDLVLLDCVMNGLTGMQTAERLRLCDRHAKLVFITTSLDYAVDGYLVGASGYLVKPFTEERFDRTFTAAFGGTGGRPDYIVLPCTDEGRRVMVDDIVYCDMAGHYCRLHLGDGHIVRSRMTFAALSVMLAPYRQFLTSYRGCILHMGHVKQIDEYDFVMDTDERVPFRRKEHKRLMQKYADYLFVRTRTETL; this is encoded by the coding sequence ATGAAGGTAGCTGTCGTGGACGACGAAGTAGGAGACCGCGAACGCATTGCCGCCGGTATTCAGCGCTGGTGCCAAAAGCAGGGCGAACAGCCGCCCCTTTTATCCTGCTACGCAAGCGGCGAAAGCTTTTTGGCAGCGCTTGAAATAAACCGCTATGATCTGGTCCTCTTGGATTGCGTCATGAACGGATTGACTGGCATGCAGACCGCCGAACGGCTGCGCTTATGCGATCGGCACGCCAAGCTGGTATTTATTACGACGAGTTTGGACTATGCCGTGGACGGGTATTTAGTCGGCGCGTCGGGCTATCTGGTGAAGCCTTTTACAGAGGAACGGTTTGACCGCACGTTCACGGCGGCGTTCGGCGGCACCGGCGGCCGGCCGGATTATATCGTGTTGCCCTGCACGGACGAAGGCAGACGGGTCATGGTGGATGATATTGTTTACTGCGATATGGCGGGGCACTATTGCCGCCTGCATTTGGGCGATGGACATATCGTCCGCAGCCGTATGACCTTTGCCGCGTTAAGCGTCATGCTCGCGCCATACCGGCAGTTTTTGACCTCTTACCGCGGCTGTATATTACATATGGGACATGTAAAGCAAATAGACGAATACGACTTTGTGATGGACACAGATGAGCGCGTGCCCTTCCGCCGGAAGGAGCACAAAAGGCTGATGCAGAAGTACGCGGACTATCTGTTTGTGCGCACGAGAACAGAGACGCTATGA
- a CDS encoding sensor histidine kinase — protein MQQINVTMDAFSIVLCLILIGCSYFDRRSDSAARYFFMMCICNLGMLIGDLPNWTCEGTTAVFAVLALQWGSLLYFAFSAPLLLFFTGYLIHYLISKVHVRPFYWRAACILCIMQLICSLVSLQNGMYFHITADNYYRRGDWFWLSQAIPIALFLLNAVLIYRYRAQLRRRELFFLASYILLPIAAEAIQILFYGVALMNTATTLALLLVYINIQLQRELYLEQQERRLAESRIDIMLSQIQPHFLYNTLTAIQQLCETDPRQAKQATLDFSRFLRANMNSLTSKAPIPFAQELNHVETYLSLERRRFPNRLQVCYETSVNNFSLPPLTLQPIVENAVRHGVLRREEGGCVTIRTEETDRAFLIIVSDDGVGFQTPTDDRLHVGIENVRSRLEALCGGALFINSTPGVGTRVTITLPKEINP, from the coding sequence ATGCAGCAAATCAATGTAACAATGGATGCTTTCAGTATTGTATTATGTCTGATCCTAATTGGCTGCTCGTACTTTGACCGCAGGAGCGACAGCGCCGCAAGGTATTTTTTCATGATGTGCATTTGCAATTTGGGAATGTTGATTGGCGACCTGCCAAACTGGACCTGCGAAGGCACAACCGCTGTCTTTGCTGTATTGGCGCTGCAATGGGGATCTCTGCTTTATTTTGCTTTTTCAGCGCCGCTGTTGCTGTTCTTTACCGGCTATCTCATTCACTATCTGATATCCAAGGTGCATGTGCGCCCGTTTTATTGGCGCGCGGCCTGCATCCTTTGTATCATGCAGCTGATATGCAGTCTGGTATCGCTGCAAAACGGGATGTATTTTCACATTACCGCAGATAATTATTACCGGCGCGGTGATTGGTTCTGGCTTTCGCAAGCTATTCCCATTGCGCTATTTCTGCTTAACGCAGTACTTATTTATCGCTACCGCGCGCAGCTGCGCCGCCGCGAACTGTTTTTTCTGGCCAGCTATATCCTTCTTCCGATCGCGGCAGAGGCGATTCAGATCCTCTTTTATGGCGTGGCGCTCATGAACACCGCCACCACGCTTGCGCTGCTGCTCGTTTACATCAATATTCAGTTGCAGCGTGAGCTATATCTGGAGCAGCAGGAACGCCGACTCGCGGAATCGCGCATTGACATTATGCTGAGCCAGATTCAGCCCCACTTTCTTTACAATACGCTTACCGCAATTCAACAGCTCTGCGAAACCGATCCACGGCAGGCCAAGCAAGCGACGCTTGATTTCTCCCGTTTTTTGCGAGCCAATATGAATTCGCTGACAAGCAAAGCGCCTATTCCCTTTGCGCAAGAACTAAACCATGTAGAAACATATCTTTCGCTGGAACGCCGCCGCTTTCCCAACCGCTTGCAAGTATGCTATGAAACCAGTGTGAATAACTTTAGCTTGCCGCCGCTGACGCTTCAACCCATTGTGGAAAACGCAGTGCGCCACGGTGTGCTGCGGCGCGAGGAAGGCGGCTGCGTCACGATCCGCACGGAGGAGACCGACCGCGCCTTTCTCATTATCGTTTCGGACGACGGCGTAGGCTTTCAGACCCCGACGGACGATCGGCTGCACGTGGGTATTGAAAACGTACGCAGCCGTCTGGAGGCGCTTTGCGGCGGCGCGCTTTTTATCAACAGCACGCCCGGCGTAGGCACGCGCGTGACCATTACCCTGCCGAAGGAGATAAACCCATGA
- a CDS encoding response regulator: MRFLAVDDEDLALQNLMDAIRDAAPTCELTGFTSPRGAAAYARVNTLDVAFLDIELGSANGLTFAKELKEQQPNLRIIFVTSYDQYAVDAFAVRATGYLLKPVTSEDIRRELTFAYGAPPRAAQVRVQTFGGFDVFADGKPLVFNRAKAKELLALLVDRRGNVVTTREACAVLWEDIPYTRMQKNYFQTVVSDLRATLRDAGMEDILVKSRNALSIAPARLDCDSYRFLDGEVRAINSYRGVYMRSYSWAEFRIGEFEWQL, translated from the coding sequence ATGAGATTTCTTGCTGTAGATGATGAAGACCTTGCGCTTCAAAATTTAATGGACGCGATTCGCGACGCGGCGCCTACATGCGAGCTGACAGGCTTTACTTCACCGCGCGGAGCGGCGGCGTATGCACGGGTCAATACGCTGGATGTGGCGTTTCTCGATATTGAGCTGGGCAGCGCCAATGGCCTGACGTTCGCGAAGGAGCTGAAGGAGCAGCAGCCTAACCTACGCATCATCTTTGTCACCAGTTATGATCAATATGCTGTGGATGCATTCGCGGTTCGCGCGACCGGCTATCTGTTAAAACCTGTGACAAGCGAGGATATTCGGCGCGAACTAACCTTTGCATACGGCGCGCCGCCACGGGCGGCGCAGGTACGCGTGCAGACCTTTGGCGGCTTCGACGTATTCGCGGACGGCAAGCCGCTCGTATTTAACCGGGCCAAAGCCAAAGAGCTGCTCGCGTTACTGGTCGACCGGCGCGGCAACGTTGTGACCACACGCGAGGCCTGCGCTGTGCTTTGGGAGGATATACCCTATACGCGCATGCAAAAAAACTATTTTCAGACCGTTGTAAGCGATCTGCGCGCTACCCTACGCGACGCGGGCATGGAGGATATTTTGGTGAAAAGCCGCAACGCGCTTTCTATCGCCCCCGCAAGGCTGGACTGCGACAGCTACCGCTTTCTGGACGGCGAAGTACGCGCCATCAACAGCTACCGGGGCGTCTATATGCGCAGTTATAGTTGGGCAGAGTTCCGCATAGGAGAATTTGAATGGCAGCTTTAG